The Danio rerio strain Tuebingen ecotype United States chromosome 1, GRCz12tu, whole genome shotgun sequence genome includes a region encoding these proteins:
- the pla2g12a gene encoding group XIIA secretory phospholipase A2 isoform X1 codes for MHCRVILSCVTLLLSGVLLSTKADGSDEEIKPPDWRKTINSIRSGIHRIDKYLNMALDLIGGSDGQCQFTCGDGYTPVPRPNYRPPPPNGCGSPLFGFQFDVGIPSMTRCCNEHDRCYDSCGREKSDCDEQFQLCLENICQNLQMTLGLSQSVQACESAVTVLFDTVMHLGCKPYLDSQRSACICHYEEKPDL; via the exons ATGCACTGTCGTGTCATCCTCTCCTGCGTTACCCTGCTGCTCTCTGGAGTATTATTATCGACCAAAGCTGATGGGTCTGATGAAGAAATTAAACCCCCAGACTGGAGAAAGACCATAAACTCCATCCGGAGCGGGATTCACCGGATCGACAAGTACCTCAACATGGCTCTGGACCTGATCGGAGGCTCAGACGGCCAGTGTCAGTTCACGTGCGGCGACG GGTACACACCGGTTCCTCGTCCTAACTACAGACCACCTCCACCAAACGGATGTGGTTCACCGCTGTTTGGGTTTCAG TTTGATGTTGGGATCCCGTCTATGACCAGATGCTGTAATGAGCACGACCGCTGCTACGACTCCTGCGGCAGAGAGAAAAGCGACTGTGATGAGCAGTTCCAGCTCTGTCTGGAGAACATCTGTCAGAACTTACAAATGACACTGGGCTTGTCCCAAAGCGTTCAAG CCTGTGAATCAGCAGTGACTGTGCTCTTCGATACCGTCATGCACTTGGGATGTAAGCCGTACCTGGACAGCCAAAGATCAGCCTGCATTTGCCACTACGAGGAGAAGCCTGATCTGTAA
- the pla2g12a gene encoding group XIIA secretory phospholipase A2 precursor, producing the protein MHCRVILSCVTLLLSGVLLSTKADGSDEEIKPPDWRKTINSIRSGIHRIDKYLNMALDLIGGSDGQCQFTCGDGSSDIRYTPVPRPNYRPPPPNGCGSPLFGFQFDVGIPSMTRCCNEHDRCYDSCGREKSDCDEQFQLCLENICQNLQMTLGLSQSVQACESAVTVLFDTVMHLGCKPYLDSQRSACICHYEEKPDL; encoded by the exons ATGCACTGTCGTGTCATCCTCTCCTGCGTTACCCTGCTGCTCTCTGGAGTATTATTATCGACCAAAGCTGATGGGTCTGATGAAGAAATTAAACCCCCAGACTGGAGAAAGACCATAAACTCCATCCGGAGCGGGATTCACCGGATCGACAAGTACCTCAACATGGCTCTGGACCTGATCGGAGGCTCAGACGGCCAGTGTCAGTTCACGTGCGGCGACGGTTCGTCAGACATCA GGTACACACCGGTTCCTCGTCCTAACTACAGACCACCTCCACCAAACGGATGTGGTTCACCGCTGTTTGGGTTTCAG TTTGATGTTGGGATCCCGTCTATGACCAGATGCTGTAATGAGCACGACCGCTGCTACGACTCCTGCGGCAGAGAGAAAAGCGACTGTGATGAGCAGTTCCAGCTCTGTCTGGAGAACATCTGTCAGAACTTACAAATGACACTGGGCTTGTCCCAAAGCGTTCAAG CCTGTGAATCAGCAGTGACTGTGCTCTTCGATACCGTCATGCACTTGGGATGTAAGCCGTACCTGGACAGCCAAAGATCAGCCTGCATTTGCCACTACGAGGAGAAGCCTGATCTGTAA